One Hevea brasiliensis isolate MT/VB/25A 57/8 chromosome 5, ASM3005281v1, whole genome shotgun sequence genomic region harbors:
- the LOC110631963 gene encoding transcription factor E2FA, whose translation MSGSARASTHPPTAAAAAAAPPGGPILPPLRRHLAFATMKPPFVPPDDYHRFTSPTTNRAAADREAEGILVRSPLLKRKSGSDENGGDSSEWASSSGFGDVSNSPFRTPVSAKGGRKYNRSKASKGTRSGPQTPVSNIDSPSPLTPAGSCRYDSSLGLLTKKFVNLIKQAEDGILDLNKAAETLEVQKRRIYDITNVLEGIGLIEKKLKNRIRWKGVDASRPGEADGDACSLQAEIEKLSMEEHGLDDQIREMQERLRELSEEENNQKWLFVTEEDIKSLPCFLNETLIAIKAPHGTTLEVPDPAEAVEYPQRRYRIILRSTMGPIDVYLVSQFEESFEEMNGEPSTRIPHASSSGSNEIPAKEIINEQRIQKRDELQVQQVNNSFLDLDASQELTGGMMKIVPSDVDNDADYWLLSDADVSITDIWRTDSNVEWSDFEIPDVPQGHKPHHLG comes from the exons ATGTCTGGTAGTGCTCGAGCCTCCACTCACCCGCCGACTGCGGCTGCTGCGGCGGCGGCGCCTCCGGGTGGTCCGATCCTGCCCCCACTGAGACGGCACCTCGCCTTTGCCACAATGAAGCCTCCGTTTGTCCCTCCCGATGATTATCATCGTTTCACGTCCCCTACTACTAATAGAGCCGCCGCTGATCGGGAAGCTGAGGGCATTCTCGTGAGGTCTCCC CTCTTAAAACGAAAGAGTGGCTCTGATGAAAATGGAGGTGACTCTAGTGAGTGGGCTAGCAGTTCTGGATTTGGTGATGTATCTAATAGTCCCTTCAGAACACCTGTGTCTGCAAAAGGGGGAAGGAAATACAACAGATCAAAAGCCTCAAAGGGCACTAGGTCAGGACCTCAGACCCCAGTGTCAAACATTG ATTCTCCCTCGCCTCTTACACCAGCCGGTAGCTGCCGTTATGACAGTTCCCTAG GTCTTCTGACAAAGAAATTTGTCAATCTAATTAAGCAGGCTGAAGATGGTATTCTTGACCTAAACAAGGCTGCAGAAACTTTGGAG GTGCAAAAGAGACGGATATATGACATAACAAATGTCTTGGAAGGAATTGGTCTCATTGAGAAGAAGCTCAAGAACAGGATACGTTGGAA GGGTGTTGATGCTTCAAGGCCAGGGGAGGCAGATGGTGATGCTTGTTCATTACAG GCAGAAATTGAAAAGCTTTCCATGGAAGAGCATGGACTAGATGATCAAATAAG AGAAATGCAGGAAAGATTGAGAGAATTGAGTGAAGAAGAGAACAATCAAAA GTGGCTTTTTGTAACTGAAGAAGACATTAAGAGCTTACCTTGTTTCCTG AATGAAACCCTCATAGCAATTAAAGCTCCCCACGGAACTACCCTGGAAGTCCCTGATCCTGCTGAG GCTGTTGAATATCCACAGAGGAGATACAGGATAATCCTCAGAAGCACAATGGGTCCTATTGACGTTTATCTTGTAAG TCAATTTGAGGAAAGCTTTGAGGAGATGAATGGTGAGCCATCTACCAGGATCCCACATGCTTCTAGTTCTGGATCTAATGAAATCCCAGCAAAAGAGATAATCAATGAGCAGAGAATCCAGAAGAGGGATGAACTTCAGGTGCAACAAGTTAACAATTCTTTCCTTGATCTTGATGCTTCACAAGAGCTGACTGGGGGAATGATGAAGATTGTTCCCtcagatgttgat AATGATGCAGATTATTGGCTTCTTTCGGATGCTGATGTTAGCATTACAGATATCTGGAGAACAGACT caaatgtTGAATGGAGTGATTTTGAAATCCCTGATGTCCCCCAAGGGCACAAACCTCACCATCTGGGATAG